From Lusitaniella coriacea LEGE 07157:
CAGGTGATTCCCCGTAGGGCGATTGAAGACCAGCAAGCGATTCGCTTAAATGATGTTGTGCGAAATGTTAGTGGCGTAGTTGCCAGTTCCAACGATCCCAGGGGGCAAAGGTTCACGATTCGAGGCTTTGATAGCTCCTCCGTCCTGCGAGATGGATTTCGCCTCACCAATGGTGGAAATGGCAATATTGGTTTTCCGGAGCTAGCCAATATCGAGCAAATTGAAGTTCTCAAAGGCCCTGCTGCTATCTTGTTTGGTTCTCTCGAGCCAGGGGGAGTCATTAATTTGGTTAGCAAGCAGCCATTGAGCGAACCATTTTACGAACTCGGTTTCCGAGTGGGCAATCGAGGGCTGGTCGAGCCGAGCATAGATATGTCAGGACCTCTGACTGAAGATGGTCGCGTGCTGTATCGCTTGAATGCGCTCTATCGCATCGAAGAAAGTTTCCGAGACTTTGATACCAAGATCGAACGATTTTTTCTTGCGCCTGTTGTGAGTGTGAAAATCAGCGATCGCGCTGACTTAACCTTCGACTTAGAGTATAGAGATGACGAACGCCCCGCAGACTTTGGTTTGGTTGCCCTTGGTCGCGAAGTCGCCAACATCCCCTTAGATCGAATTTTGGGAGAACCCGACGACGTTTTCGTGGGTAAATTTTTGAGAGCGGGTTACCAATTCGAGCATCGTTTTAGCGACAATTGGAAAATTCGCAATGCGTTCCACTATACTCGCTACGAATCTGAATTTATTTCAGCCAGTGGTTTTGGCAGACTGGACGAAACGACAGGCACGCTGGCTCGAACTTGGATTTTCCTATCGCAGCCCAATAATACCTTTGAAGTCCAAACCAATGTCGTGGGGGATTTTTCCACGGGATCGATCGATCATACTCTCCTAGCAGGGGTTGATTTTTATCGGCGGGAAGACGTGGGAGGGATTGGACGGGGGAATGCTCGAGCCTTCAATTTCATCAACATCTTTAATCCGACTTATGGAGCCACACCTCGACCGGACTTCAATCAAGTTCCCATTTTTTTCGATGGAGATACGATAGTTGATGCCTGGGGGATTTATCTACAAGATCAAATTTCCCTCTTGGATAATCTGAAGCTTTTGGCTGGATTCCGATACGATACGGTCGAGCAAAGAAATACTAACCGCCCGTCGTTCTTTAGACGCACAGCCTCAGAAACGACGCGAAATGATAATGCCTTCAGCCCCCGAGTTGGTTTGGTCTATCAGCCCATTGAAGAGATATCCCTGTTTGCTAGCTATAGCCGCTCGTTTGCTCCCAATTTTGGTAGTACGGTTGCCGGAGATATCCTCGAACCCGAACAGGGACAACAGTTTGAAGTTGGGGCGAGAGCAGAACTGCTGGGCGGGCAATTGGTTGCCAGTCTAGCTTTTTTCGATATTACCAAAGAGAATGTCGCGACCCCCGATCCGAATTTCCCAACCTTCTCTGTTGCTACGGGCGAACAACGCAGTCAGGGTATTGAATTCGATTTAATTGGCGAGATCGTACCGAGGTGGAACCTAATTGCCAATTACGCCTATACCGATGCCCGGATTACGTCCGATAATAGCGGCTTAGAGGGGAATCGGCTGTTTAGCGTACCCGAACACAATTTCAACTTGTGGACGAACTACGAAATCCAGGAAGGTTCGCTGCAAGGATTGGGCTTTGGCTTTGGCGTTAACTATGTGGGGCAACGGTTTGGCGATAATGCCAACAGCTTTGAGCTTGATAGCTATTTTCTCAGCAATGCGGCTATTTCCTACCGTCGAGACAACTGGAAAGCAGCACTCAATATCCGTAACCTGTTTGATGTTGACTACATTGAAAGTTCTGAGAATAACAGAAGGGCAGAGATTAACCCAGGTGAAGGCTTGACGATTATTGGTTCATTTTCAATTGAATTTTGAGTAGATGTTGACTTTAAAGCGATTGACACGTTGGCTTGTTCTGAGCGTCCTGACCGCAGGACTCGTTATTGGATGCGGTTTCTTGGTGAGTAATAATTTGGCAGAAAACCCGGTGGTCGATTCTTCTGATTGTCGAACGGTCAAGCACGATCTGGGTGAAGCGAAGGTCTGCGGACAACCTCAGAAGATTGCTGTTCTCAGCGGTCATGCCCTCGATTTACTGCTCTCGTTAGACGTGCAGCCCGCAGGTTATGTAGGACCTCTCAGTATCTATCAAGGGAAGGTTTTTGATAACCCAGCACTGCAAATTCCTTACCTCGGTACTCGAATCGCGAGTCAACCCGTGCATCTAGGAATGGGTCGCGAACCTTCCTTAGAAAAATTGCTAGCCCTTAAGCCCGACTTAATTTTAGGAGAAGGACGCAATGCCGATGAATACGACCTGTTGGCTAAAATTTCTCCCACGCTCCTCTGGCG
This genomic window contains:
- a CDS encoding TonB-dependent siderophore receptor; this translates as MGKSLQVLNLLALLTVVSGALIEAERSLAQDESVEKILRMGTRVNASELLPKSDIPLLTELERLATTREQWHSQLSEPVEITDIQIRETEMGLEIVLVTAAETVPLPPTEILGNSLIVEIPNAVLKLPEGEELLVSEPIEGIALVNATNLPDNRVQVTITGIDAPPIANSISSAEGWALRVTPESQKPREEIEVVVTQTQAGERYLIPNATTGTRTDTPVRDVPQSIQVIPRRAIEDQQAIRLNDVVRNVSGVVASSNDPRGQRFTIRGFDSSSVLRDGFRLTNGGNGNIGFPELANIEQIEVLKGPAAILFGSLEPGGVINLVSKQPLSEPFYELGFRVGNRGLVEPSIDMSGPLTEDGRVLYRLNALYRIEESFRDFDTKIERFFLAPVVSVKISDRADLTFDLEYRDDERPADFGLVALGREVANIPLDRILGEPDDVFVGKFLRAGYQFEHRFSDNWKIRNAFHYTRYESEFISASGFGRLDETTGTLARTWIFLSQPNNTFEVQTNVVGDFSTGSIDHTLLAGVDFYRREDVGGIGRGNARAFNFINIFNPTYGATPRPDFNQVPIFFDGDTIVDAWGIYLQDQISLLDNLKLLAGFRYDTVEQRNTNRPSFFRRTASETTRNDNAFSPRVGLVYQPIEEISLFASYSRSFAPNFGSTVAGDILEPEQGQQFEVGARAELLGGQLVASLAFFDITKENVATPDPNFPTFSVATGEQRSQGIEFDLIGEIVPRWNLIANYAYTDARITSDNSGLEGNRLFSVPEHNFNLWTNYEIQEGSLQGLGFGFGVNYVGQRFGDNANSFELDSYFLSNAAISYRRDNWKAALNIRNLFDVDYIESSENNRRAEINPGEGLTIIGSFSIEF